The genome window TGTTTCATGATACCCCAACATTGCTTTAATCCTTGACAAAGTTATGTCTATCAATGACTATGATCTCCTTAGATCAAGGGATCGTGATCTGGCTGTGATCTAAAATGAATCGCCATAGATATCTTTATAACATCTTTAATTTGCAGCGCCTTTTAGAGCGTTGGCAGCCATCCGAGTCTATGGTGCTGGGCGGAGCGGCCTTGTTTATAGGGCTTGGAAGTGGCGTAGGGGTATGGCTGTTTAAATGCTTGATCGGCCTTGCGCACCTGTTCTTTTTTGAAAGATTGGGTTATTTTTTAAATTTTTTGGGTCCGTGGCGTGTGCTTCCATTGCCGGTTTTGGGTGGGTTTGCAGTAGGCCTGCTTGTATATTTGGTTGGAGGTCAGAAGCGGTTACAGGGTGTCTCGGGTCTTATAGAGGCGGTCGCCATAGCCGGCGGGCGGTTACCCTATATGTTTGCGCCTGTTAAGGCTGTAGCATCCGCCCTTTCAATAGGTTCTGGAGGATCAGTCGGACCAGAGGACCCATCGGTTCAAATAGGTGCAAGTTTTGGTTCAATGCTCGGCCAGAAGCTCAGACTCTCGGACGAGCGTATTAAGATACTTGTAGCGGCCGGAGCTGCAGGTGGGATATCAGCCGCATTCAACGCCCCTATCGCAGGCGTCTTTTTCTCCATGGAGATAGTTTTGGGCGAGATAAGCGGTGGGGCATTGGGCATCGTGATATTGTCATCGGTGATATCTGCAATCTTTACCCAGTGGGCTAGCGGGCCTGAGCCTGCCTTCCATGTCTTTCACCGCTCAATCAGTGCATTCAAAGACCTCCCGCTTTATCTTGGGCTTGGCCTGGTTTCAGGTCCTATCTCAGCCATTTACACAAGACTTCTCTATATATTTAAAGACATGTTTTCGGCATGGCGGTTTCCTGGCTGGCTGAAACCAGCTATTGCCGGCGTGTTTCTGGGGATCATTGGGGTATTTCTGCCGCAGGTCTTAGGAGTAGGCTACAGGACTATAGAAGGGGTGTTGGGCGGGCAACATCTGGGCCTGTTGCTGCTGTTTGCCATATTGGCCGCAAAGCTTATCGTTACACCTATGAGCATAGCAAGTGGTTTTCAAGGTGGACTATTTGCACCGGCCTTGTTTATCGGTGCAATACTCGGGGCGGCATATGGTTCGGTAGCGGATAGTCTCTTTCCGACCCTATTCATAGATCCATCCTCCTTTGCGATGATAGGCATGGCAGCGCTTCTTGCAGGCGCGGTACATGCCCCCCTGACCGCCATCCTACTTATCTTTGAGATGACCAAAGATTATACTGTGATGCCACCGCTGATGCTTGCTGTCGCCGTGAGTTTTTTTGTATCAAGGCGTCTGCAGCGGGATTCGATTTATTTTTACGCCTTTGCAAGGCGTGGGATCCGCATAGAGCATGGCAGGGATGTGGAGGTGTTGGAAGGGCTTACCGTTTCCCAGATCATGAAACGCGAGATAGAAGTGCTTCATGAAAGCGATTCACTTGCAGCCGCTTCAAATACCTTTATGCGTTTGCGAACTCATAGTCTTCCTGTGGTCGATTCCGACGGCTGGCTTGTCGGTATCTTTACAATGCAGGATCTGGACAGGGCGTATGGCGAGGGCAAAAAGAACGTGGGTGAGGCGTGTACAAGGGAACTGTTGGTAACTTATCCCGAAGAGACCTCGGCAGAGGCACTTAGAAAGATGGGGATTAGGGATATAGGTATGCTTCCGGTGGTCGAAAAGGGCAATCGCCGGCGTATTATAGGCCTCTTGCAGCGGGACGACATCATTCGGGCCTATAACGTTGCTCTTACCTTGAGGGCGGAGGGGCGGCATCATATGCAACAGATAAGGCTCGGGGCAGTAAGCGGCGCTACCGTCAGGGAGTTTGTCGTGAGGCCTGGATCTTCTTGTGCAGGAAAGAAGATCAGCGAGGTAGCC of Dissulfurimicrobium hydrothermale contains these proteins:
- a CDS encoding chloride channel protein, with the protein product MNRHRYLYNIFNLQRLLERWQPSESMVLGGAALFIGLGSGVGVWLFKCLIGLAHLFFFERLGYFLNFLGPWRVLPLPVLGGFAVGLLVYLVGGQKRLQGVSGLIEAVAIAGGRLPYMFAPVKAVASALSIGSGGSVGPEDPSVQIGASFGSMLGQKLRLSDERIKILVAAGAAGGISAAFNAPIAGVFFSMEIVLGEISGGALGIVILSSVISAIFTQWASGPEPAFHVFHRSISAFKDLPLYLGLGLVSGPISAIYTRLLYIFKDMFSAWRFPGWLKPAIAGVFLGIIGVFLPQVLGVGYRTIEGVLGGQHLGLLLLFAILAAKLIVTPMSIASGFQGGLFAPALFIGAILGAAYGSVADSLFPTLFIDPSSFAMIGMAALLAGAVHAPLTAILLIFEMTKDYTVMPPLMLAVAVSFFVSRRLQRDSIYFYAFARRGIRIEHGRDVEVLEGLTVSQIMKREIEVLHESDSLAAASNTFMRLRTHSLPVVDSDGWLVGIFTMQDLDRAYGEGKKNVGEACTRELLVTYPEETSAEALRKMGIRDIGMLPVVEKGNRRRIIGLLQRDDIIRAYNVALTLRAEGRHHMQQIRLGAVSGATVREFVVRPGSSCAGKKISEVAWPGDALVVSIRRGHRLIIPHGETVLQGDDVIVVVTKDSWTDEPQGQVDMSMPCR